In the genome of Actinomadura graeca, one region contains:
- the atpD gene encoding F0F1 ATP synthase subunit beta, producing the protein MTAQVETATATGRVARVIGPVVDVEFPADAIPDIYNALHVQVTLGGEEKTLTFEVAQHLGDNMVRAISMQPTDGLVRGAPVSDTGESIAVPVGDITKGHVWNALGESLDVPTASLEVSERWGIHRGAPAFDQLESKTEMLETGIKVIDLLAPYVKGGKIGLFGGAGVGKTVLIQEMIRRVARNFGGTSVFAGVGERTREGNDLWVEMDEADVLKDTALVFGQMDEPPGTRLRVALAGLTMAEYFRDVQGQDVLLFIDNIFRFTQAGSEVSTLLGRMPSAVGYQPTLADEMGVLQERITSTRGHSITSMQAIYVPADDITDPAPHTTFAHLDATTTLARSISEKGIFPAVDPLDSTSRIMDPQILGTEHYEVAQEVKRILQKYKELQDIIAILGIDELSEEDKVTVQRARRIERFLSHPMYVAEQFTGQPGVTVSKDETVASFKALAEGKYDHLPEQAFFMCGGIEDVEKKARELEK; encoded by the coding sequence ATGACTGCTCAGGTAGAGACGGCGACCGCCACCGGCCGCGTCGCGCGCGTCATCGGGCCGGTCGTCGACGTGGAGTTCCCCGCCGACGCCATCCCGGACATCTACAACGCACTGCACGTCCAGGTCACGCTGGGCGGCGAGGAGAAGACCCTGACCTTCGAGGTCGCCCAGCACCTGGGCGACAACATGGTCCGGGCGATCTCGATGCAGCCGACGGACGGGCTCGTCCGCGGCGCCCCGGTGAGCGACACCGGCGAGTCCATCGCGGTGCCGGTCGGTGACATCACCAAGGGCCACGTGTGGAACGCCCTCGGCGAGTCGCTGGACGTCCCGACGGCGTCGCTGGAGGTCAGCGAGCGGTGGGGGATCCACCGCGGCGCCCCGGCGTTCGACCAGCTGGAGTCCAAGACCGAGATGCTGGAGACCGGCATCAAGGTCATCGACCTGCTGGCCCCGTACGTCAAGGGCGGCAAGATCGGGCTGTTCGGCGGCGCGGGCGTGGGCAAGACCGTCCTCATCCAGGAGATGATCCGGCGTGTCGCCCGCAACTTCGGCGGCACCTCGGTGTTCGCCGGCGTCGGCGAGCGCACCCGTGAGGGCAACGACCTCTGGGTGGAGATGGACGAGGCGGACGTCCTCAAGGACACCGCCCTGGTCTTCGGCCAGATGGACGAGCCGCCGGGCACCCGGCTGCGCGTCGCGCTGGCCGGGCTGACGATGGCGGAGTACTTCCGCGACGTCCAGGGCCAGGACGTGCTGCTGTTCATCGACAACATCTTCCGGTTCACCCAGGCGGGCTCGGAGGTGTCCACGCTGCTCGGCCGCATGCCGTCCGCGGTGGGATACCAGCCGACCCTGGCGGACGAGATGGGCGTGCTCCAGGAGCGGATCACCTCGACGCGCGGTCACTCGATCACCTCGATGCAGGCGATCTACGTGCCCGCCGACGACATCACCGACCCGGCGCCGCACACCACGTTCGCGCACCTGGACGCCACCACGACGCTCGCGCGGAGCATCTCCGAGAAGGGCATCTTCCCGGCGGTGGACCCGCTCGACTCCACGTCGCGGATCATGGACCCGCAGATCCTGGGGACCGAGCACTACGAGGTCGCCCAGGAGGTCAAGCGGATCCTGCAGAAGTACAAGGAGCTGCAGGACATCATCGCGATCCTCGGTATCGACGAGCTGTCCGAGGAGGACAAGGTCACCGTCCAGCGGGCGCGGCGCATCGAGCGTTTCCTGTCGCACCCGATGTACGTGGCCGAGCAGTTCACCGGTCAGCCCGGTGTGACGGTCTCCAAGGACGAGACGGTCGCCTCGTTCAAGGCGCTCGCCGAGGGCAAGTACGACCACCTGCCCGAGCAGGCGTTCTTCATGTGCGGTGGCATCGAGGACGTCGAGAAGAAGGCCAGGGAACTGGAGAAGTGA
- a CDS encoding F0F1 ATP synthase subunit epsilon: MATLKVGLVSPERELWSGEATTVVAQTIEGSLGILPGHAPVLGVLLDGSVVKIEPANGGETIIAMVGSGFFSVAGDEVAVLAEQAELSGEVDVPDAQRALEEALGGEDATAERRARARLRAAGVEA; the protein is encoded by the coding sequence GTGGCAACCCTGAAGGTCGGGCTGGTGTCGCCGGAGCGTGAGCTCTGGTCCGGCGAGGCCACGACGGTGGTCGCGCAGACCATCGAGGGCTCGCTCGGCATCCTGCCGGGCCACGCCCCGGTGCTGGGCGTCCTCCTCGACGGCAGCGTGGTGAAGATCGAGCCCGCGAACGGCGGTGAGACGATCATCGCGATGGTCGGCAGCGGCTTCTTCTCCGTCGCCGGGGACGAGGTCGCGGTGCTGGCCGAGCAGGCCGAGCTGAGCGGCGAGGTCGACGTCCCCGACGCCCAGCGGGCCCTGGAGGAGGCGCTCGGCGGCGAGGACGCGACGGCGGAGCGCCGGGCCCGTGCGCGCCTGCGCGCGGCGGGCGTCGAGGCGTAG
- a CDS encoding DUF2550 domain-containing protein translates to MGGHLALDAGGVLAAVILAAALVFVAMTVRRWLFVRGGGAVECSLRVLPAEGAPGAWRLGIGRYKGDVLHWHRVFGFRRRPRQVIHRRGLVVSNRRSPDPGEAEGLLPEVSVIEVRDGDLTVELAMGAAALTGFLAWLEAAPPGFPVDIHPPDGP, encoded by the coding sequence TTGGGCGGGCACCTGGCACTCGATGCGGGCGGGGTGCTCGCCGCCGTCATCCTGGCGGCGGCGCTGGTCTTCGTGGCGATGACCGTCCGCCGGTGGCTGTTCGTCCGCGGCGGCGGCGCCGTCGAGTGCAGCCTGCGGGTGCTGCCCGCGGAGGGCGCGCCCGGGGCGTGGCGGCTCGGCATCGGCCGCTACAAGGGCGATGTCCTGCACTGGCATCGTGTGTTCGGCTTCCGCCGCAGGCCCCGGCAGGTGATCCACCGCCGGGGCCTCGTGGTGTCCAACCGCCGGAGCCCGGACCCGGGCGAGGCGGAGGGGCTGCTGCCCGAGGTGAGCGTCATCGAGGTTCGCGACGGGGACCTGACCGTCGAGCTGGCGATGGGCGCGGCGGCCCTCACCGGCTTCCTGGCCTGGCTGGAGGCGGCCCCGCCGGGCTTCCCGGTGGACATCCACCCCCCGGACGGGCCGTGA
- a CDS encoding F0F1 ATP synthase subunit B codes for MITAASVIAAEENNPLIPHTYELVVGIFSFLVVVIVVGKILTPRIQKTLQERTDAIEGGLIRAEKAQEEARQTLEQYKAQQKDGQLEASRLRKKAEEQGAQIIAEMKEQAQAEARRIIEAAKVQIEAERQQALQSLRAEIGAVSVELASRVVGESLQDGARQSRVVDRFLEELEERARTQEQITS; via the coding sequence ATGATCACAGCAGCTTCCGTTATCGCGGCGGAGGAGAACAACCCCCTCATCCCGCACACGTACGAGCTCGTCGTCGGGATCTTCTCGTTCCTCGTCGTCGTGATCGTCGTCGGCAAGATCCTCACCCCGCGCATCCAGAAGACCCTTCAGGAGCGCACCGACGCGATCGAGGGCGGACTCATCCGGGCCGAGAAGGCCCAGGAAGAGGCGCGGCAGACGCTGGAGCAGTACAAGGCCCAGCAGAAGGACGGCCAGCTCGAGGCGTCCCGCCTGCGCAAGAAGGCCGAGGAGCAGGGCGCTCAGATCATCGCGGAGATGAAGGAGCAGGCCCAGGCCGAGGCGCGCCGGATCATCGAGGCCGCCAAGGTCCAGATCGAGGCGGAGCGCCAGCAGGCGCTCCAGTCGCTGCGGGCCGAGATCGGCGCGGTGTCGGTGGAGCTCGCGAGCCGGGTGGTGGGCGAGTCGCTGCAGGACGGCGCCCGCCAGAGCAGGGTGGTCGACCGCTTCCTCGAAGAGCTTGAGGAGCGCGCTCGCACGCAGGAGCAGATCACATCATGA
- the atpE gene encoding ATP synthase F0 subunit C translates to MTGVLAAVEGNVTAIGYGLAAIGPGIGVGIIFGQGVNAIARQPELTGVIRTNMMLGFVLTEALALIGLVAPFLFKSV, encoded by the coding sequence ATGACGGGAGTCCTCGCCGCCGTCGAAGGCAACGTCACCGCTATCGGGTACGGCCTCGCGGCCATCGGCCCGGGCATCGGCGTCGGCATCATCTTCGGCCAGGGCGTGAACGCCATCGCCCGCCAGCCCGAGCTCACCGGCGTGATCCGCACCAACATGATGCTGGGCTTCGTCCTCACCGAGGCGCTCGCCCTGATCGGTCTGGTCGCGCCGTTCCTCTTCAAGAGCGTCTGA
- a CDS encoding DUF2207 domain-containing protein: protein MRARLRGTAAAAAMPLVAVLFALPGTNAAASSAPYPPARPGVQPPGPVRHESIPTYDVVLTLRTDGILQVRETITYDFARGGEHGIVRRVPFRHADRLYDVRNVSTSSSTGAPARARTLKLLHDVQITVGDRHREVRGRQAYVIEYEMAWVFTPFADHDELVWDALGTAWDVPIGNAAVRVEAPVPLRNASCRAGSADETTRCVRDRDGPYAVDFTQSALRPHEGMTVRVRLPKGAISVPPPRYAPPHWTGTWPGTAVLALAVGAVVVAARRPVPHRRAGRAVAAAGALLVAADVGDDVAIRGPWAFSLGDRSLAGLALMIVGMAAVRAHRPGLLRGEGPARPTARSGTAEHAASTLREDYS, encoded by the coding sequence GTGCGTGCTCGCCTCCGGGGGACCGCGGCCGCGGCGGCGATGCCGCTGGTGGCCGTGCTGTTCGCCCTGCCCGGCACCAACGCCGCCGCCTCGTCCGCCCCCTACCCCCCGGCCCGGCCGGGCGTGCAGCCGCCGGGGCCCGTCCGGCACGAGAGCATCCCGACCTACGACGTCGTGCTGACCCTCCGCACCGACGGGATCCTGCAGGTCAGGGAGACGATCACCTACGACTTCGCGCGTGGGGGGGAGCACGGGATCGTCCGGCGCGTCCCGTTCCGCCATGCCGACCGGCTGTACGACGTCCGCAACGTCAGCACCAGCTCCTCGACCGGCGCGCCCGCCCGTGCCAGGACGCTCAAGCTCCTGCACGACGTGCAGATCACCGTCGGCGACCGGCACCGTGAGGTGCGCGGGCGTCAGGCGTACGTGATCGAGTACGAGATGGCGTGGGTGTTCACCCCCTTCGCCGACCACGACGAGCTCGTCTGGGACGCGCTGGGGACGGCCTGGGACGTGCCCATCGGCAACGCGGCGGTGCGGGTGGAGGCACCGGTGCCGCTGCGGAACGCGAGCTGCCGGGCGGGCTCGGCGGACGAGACCACCCGGTGCGTGCGCGACCGCGACGGCCCCTACGCGGTGGACTTCACGCAGAGCGCGCTGCGCCCGCACGAGGGGATGACCGTCCGGGTCCGGCTGCCCAAGGGGGCCATCTCCGTGCCGCCGCCCCGGTACGCGCCGCCGCACTGGACGGGGACGTGGCCCGGGACCGCGGTGCTCGCGCTGGCCGTCGGCGCGGTCGTGGTGGCGGCGCGGCGTCCGGTGCCGCACCGGCGGGCGGGGCGGGCCGTCGCGGCGGCCGGCGCGCTGCTCGTCGCGGCGGACGTGGGCGACGACGTCGCGATCCGGGGGCCGTGGGCGTTCTCGCTGGGCGACCGGAGCCTCGCCGGGCTCGCCCTCATGATCGTCGGGATGGCGGCCGTCCGGGCGCATCGGCCCGGTCTCCTGCGGGGGGAGGGCCCCGCGCGCCCCACCGCCCGGTCCGGGACGGCCGAACATGCCGCGAGCACCCTCCGGGAGGACTACAGTTGA
- a CDS encoding F0F1 ATP synthase subunit gamma gives MAAQLRQLRQQIKTVKSTAKITRAQEMIATSRIVKAQQAVAASKPYADQITQALTALVSHHVGIDHPLLHEQPADNRSAVLIVTSDRGFCGAYNANVIREAESLIRSLREAGREPVPYVVGNKGITWYRFRDREVAETWHGFSDRPAFADAEGIGRRLAADFLKTDAEGGVGEIHVVYTEFVSMLTQNVQVKRLMPLEITDSESGSGVPPAYEFEPSAQDALDLLLPNYVESRIFHMLLQSAASFQASVRRAMKSATDNANELLGVYTRQMNQARQAAITQEISEIVGGADALAESGGE, from the coding sequence ATGGCCGCACAGCTTCGTCAACTCCGGCAGCAGATCAAGACGGTCAAGTCGACCGCCAAGATCACGCGTGCCCAGGAGATGATCGCCACGTCGCGGATCGTCAAGGCCCAGCAGGCGGTGGCGGCGTCCAAGCCGTACGCCGACCAGATCACGCAGGCCCTGACCGCGCTGGTGAGCCATCACGTCGGTATCGACCATCCGCTGCTGCACGAGCAGCCGGCCGACAACCGCAGCGCCGTGCTGATCGTCACGAGCGACCGGGGATTCTGCGGCGCCTACAACGCCAACGTCATCCGCGAGGCCGAGTCGCTGATCAGGTCGCTGCGCGAGGCCGGGCGCGAGCCCGTCCCTTACGTCGTCGGCAACAAGGGCATCACCTGGTACCGGTTCCGGGACCGGGAGGTCGCCGAGACCTGGCACGGGTTCAGCGACCGGCCGGCCTTCGCGGACGCGGAGGGGATCGGGCGGCGGCTCGCGGCGGACTTCCTCAAGACCGACGCCGAGGGCGGGGTCGGTGAGATCCACGTCGTCTACACCGAGTTCGTCTCGATGCTGACGCAGAACGTCCAGGTCAAGCGGCTGATGCCGCTGGAGATCACCGACAGCGAGAGCGGCTCCGGCGTCCCGCCGGCCTACGAGTTCGAGCCGTCCGCCCAGGACGCGCTCGACCTGCTGCTGCCCAACTACGTCGAGAGCCGCATCTTCCACATGCTGCTCCAGTCGGCGGCGTCGTTCCAGGCGTCCGTCCGGCGGGCCATGAAGTCGGCGACCGACAATGCCAACGAACTGCTCGGGGTCTACACGCGCCAGATGAACCAGGCGCGGCAGGCCGCGATCACCCAGGAAATCAGCGAGATCGTCGGTGGCGCTGACGCGCTCGCCGAATCTGGCGGGGAGTGA
- the atpB gene encoding F0F1 ATP synthase subunit A → MNALTVLASGGEEFQAPGPELFDFPPLFAGGPEWLTKPLVFSVVGALVVCVFLWSAFSNPKLVPRGVQNIGEVGYMFVRDQIGRPFLGKDTERWMPLLMSLFFLIWTWNIFSVVPIIQFPIASHIAFPAVLALSVYFLKIYLGIKHQGPAKYFTNLIPKGLPKPIYVLLVPIEYLSTFLLAPFTHAVRLFANMFAGHMILAFFSLVGFWFIFEKPTPLGFGVGVIGVIMTIVMTAFEMFIQFLQAFLFTMLAAMYIQSGLHADH, encoded by the coding sequence GTGAACGCGCTGACGGTCCTCGCCTCCGGAGGGGAGGAGTTCCAGGCCCCGGGGCCCGAGCTCTTCGACTTCCCGCCGCTGTTCGCCGGCGGCCCGGAGTGGCTCACCAAGCCCCTTGTCTTCTCGGTGGTCGGCGCGCTCGTGGTCTGCGTCTTCCTCTGGAGCGCCTTCTCCAACCCGAAGCTGGTGCCGCGGGGCGTCCAGAACATCGGCGAGGTCGGCTACATGTTCGTCCGCGACCAGATCGGGCGGCCGTTCCTCGGCAAGGACACCGAGCGGTGGATGCCGCTGCTGATGTCGCTGTTCTTCCTGATCTGGACCTGGAACATCTTCTCGGTCGTCCCGATCATCCAGTTCCCGATCGCCTCGCACATCGCGTTCCCCGCCGTCCTCGCGCTGAGCGTCTACTTCCTCAAGATCTACCTGGGCATCAAGCACCAGGGCCCCGCGAAGTACTTCACCAACCTGATCCCCAAGGGCCTGCCCAAGCCGATCTACGTGCTGCTGGTGCCGATCGAGTACCTGTCCACGTTCCTCCTGGCCCCCTTCACCCACGCGGTGCGGCTCTTCGCCAACATGTTCGCCGGTCACATGATCCTGGCGTTCTTCAGCCTCGTCGGCTTCTGGTTCATCTTCGAGAAGCCCACGCCCCTCGGGTTCGGCGTCGGCGTCATCGGCGTGATCATGACCATCGTGATGACCGCGTTCGAGATGTTCATCCAGTTCCTGCAGGCGTTCCTGTTCACGATGCTCGCCGCCATGTACATCCAGAGCGGCCTGCACGCGGACCACTAG
- a CDS encoding AtpZ/AtpI family protein, which translates to MSEQKRRPEDGQREFADAAWSAPSYLLSGMFIWGGLGWLLSKWTGLIWFTPIGLVIGVVLAIYLIYVKYGRHPL; encoded by the coding sequence ATGAGCGAGCAGAAACGTCGGCCGGAAGACGGCCAACGGGAATTCGCCGACGCCGCTTGGTCCGCGCCCAGCTACCTCCTGTCCGGGATGTTCATTTGGGGTGGGCTCGGCTGGTTGCTGTCCAAGTGGACGGGCCTGATCTGGTTCACCCCGATCGGCCTGGTCATCGGTGTCGTGCTCGCCATCTACCTGATCTACGTGAAGTACGGTCGCCATCCCCTCTGA
- a CDS encoding F0F1 ATP synthase subunit delta: protein MTITGAVSRASLAEARERFEAVVASGSDLAGLGGDLFAVLHLIDREHGLRRAVSDPARDGADKAQLVQILLEGKVSPAALGLVADIVRLRWSKPSELSDAVETLAVTAEAARAEADGRIDDLEDELFRFSRVIEGEVALRGALAAPGLPDERKLGLVGALLEGKVTPSALTLITELVLRPRGRSLEGGLAEYGRIVAQRRQRLVALVRSPVELSEEQRGRLAAVLAAAYGHEVHLNIELDPTAIGGLSIEIGDEIIDGTIAGRLDDVRRRLGTG, encoded by the coding sequence ATGACCATCACGGGAGCGGTGAGCAGGGCGTCGCTGGCCGAGGCGCGGGAGAGGTTCGAGGCGGTTGTGGCCTCGGGTTCCGATCTGGCCGGGCTCGGCGGCGACCTGTTCGCGGTGCTGCACCTGATCGACCGCGAGCACGGGCTGCGGCGGGCGGTCTCCGACCCGGCGCGGGACGGGGCCGACAAGGCGCAGCTCGTCCAGATCCTGCTGGAGGGCAAGGTGTCGCCGGCCGCTCTCGGGCTGGTCGCCGACATCGTGCGGCTGCGCTGGTCGAAGCCGTCGGAGCTGTCGGACGCGGTGGAGACCCTCGCGGTCACCGCCGAGGCCGCCCGCGCCGAGGCCGACGGGCGCATCGACGACCTGGAGGACGAGCTGTTCCGGTTCTCCCGGGTCATCGAGGGCGAGGTGGCGCTGCGCGGTGCGCTCGCCGCGCCCGGGCTGCCCGACGAGCGCAAGCTCGGCCTGGTCGGGGCGCTGCTGGAGGGCAAGGTCACCCCGTCGGCGCTGACGCTGATCACCGAGCTGGTGCTGCGGCCGCGAGGACGTAGCCTGGAGGGCGGGCTGGCCGAGTACGGCCGGATCGTCGCCCAGCGCAGGCAGCGGCTCGTCGCGCTCGTCCGCAGCCCGGTGGAGCTGTCGGAGGAGCAGCGCGGCAGGCTGGCCGCGGTGCTCGCCGCCGCCTACGGCCACGAGGTACACCTGAACATCGAGCTCGACCCCACGGCGATCGGCGGCCTGTCGATCGAGATCGGGGACGAGATCATCGACGGCACGATCGCCGGACGGCTGGACGATGTCCGCCGGCGGCTCGGCACCGGCTGA
- the atpA gene encoding F0F1 ATP synthase subunit alpha: MAELTIRPDEIRNALERFVQSYEPEAAAREEVGTVVDSGDGIAHVEGLPSAMANEILEFEDGTRGLALNLDVREIGAVVLGDFSKIEEGQKVRRTGEVLSVPVGDGFLGRVVDSLGNPLDGKGPIESSERRALELQAPTVVQRQSVKEPLQTGIKAIDAMTPIGRGQRQLIIGDRQTGKTTVAVDTIINQREAWETGDESKQVRCIYVAVGQKGSTIANVRRSLEEAGALEYTTIVAAPASEPAGYKYIAPYTGSAIGQHWMYQGKHVLIVFDDLSKQAEAYRAVSLLLRRPPGREAYPGDVFYLHSRLLERCAKLSDDLGAGSMTGLPIIETKGNDVSAYIPTNVISITDGQCFLETDLFNQGVRPAINVGISVSRVGGSAQIKAMRKVAGTLRLALSQFRDLEAFAAFASDLDAASRAQLDRGGRLVELLKQPQGSPFPVEQEVVSVWAGTSGELDEVPVADVRRFEREFLDYVEREEGGLLTSIRETGQLSDDGLTSLKNAITEFKKGFQTSEGDLLGADEPVEAIEDEAVEQETITRVKKG; this comes from the coding sequence ATGGCGGAGCTGACGATCCGTCCGGACGAGATCCGGAACGCGCTGGAGCGCTTCGTCCAGTCGTACGAGCCTGAGGCCGCCGCGCGCGAAGAGGTCGGCACCGTCGTCGATTCCGGCGACGGTATCGCCCACGTCGAGGGGCTGCCCTCCGCGATGGCGAACGAGATCCTCGAGTTCGAGGACGGTACTCGCGGCCTGGCTCTGAACCTGGACGTGCGTGAGATCGGCGCCGTTGTCCTGGGTGACTTCAGCAAGATCGAGGAGGGTCAGAAGGTCCGCCGGACCGGCGAGGTCCTCTCGGTCCCGGTCGGCGACGGCTTCCTCGGCCGTGTCGTGGACTCGCTGGGCAACCCGCTGGACGGCAAGGGCCCGATCGAGAGCTCCGAGCGCCGCGCGCTCGAGCTCCAGGCACCCACCGTCGTGCAGCGGCAGTCGGTCAAGGAGCCGTTGCAGACCGGCATCAAGGCCATCGACGCGATGACGCCGATCGGCCGCGGCCAGCGCCAGCTGATCATCGGTGACCGGCAGACGGGCAAGACCACCGTCGCCGTGGACACGATCATCAACCAGCGCGAGGCGTGGGAGACCGGCGACGAGAGCAAGCAGGTCCGCTGCATCTACGTCGCGGTCGGCCAGAAGGGCTCCACGATCGCGAACGTCCGCCGCTCCCTGGAGGAGGCCGGCGCGCTGGAGTACACCACGATCGTGGCGGCCCCCGCGTCCGAGCCGGCGGGCTACAAGTACATCGCCCCCTACACCGGGTCGGCGATCGGCCAGCACTGGATGTACCAGGGCAAGCACGTCCTGATCGTCTTCGACGACCTGTCGAAGCAGGCCGAGGCGTACCGTGCGGTGTCGCTGCTGCTGCGCCGCCCGCCGGGCCGCGAGGCCTACCCCGGTGACGTGTTCTACCTGCACTCGCGGCTGCTGGAGCGCTGCGCGAAGCTGTCGGACGACCTCGGCGCCGGCTCGATGACGGGTCTGCCGATCATCGAGACCAAGGGCAACGACGTGTCGGCCTACATCCCGACGAACGTCATCTCGATCACCGACGGGCAGTGCTTCCTGGAGACGGACCTGTTCAACCAGGGCGTCCGCCCGGCGATCAACGTCGGCATCTCGGTGTCCCGGGTCGGCGGCTCGGCGCAGATCAAGGCGATGCGCAAGGTCGCCGGCACGCTGCGCCTGGCGCTGTCGCAGTTCCGCGACCTGGAGGCGTTCGCGGCGTTCGCGTCCGACCTGGACGCCGCGTCCCGCGCCCAGCTCGACCGCGGCGGCCGCCTGGTGGAGCTGCTGAAGCAGCCGCAGGGCAGCCCGTTCCCGGTCGAGCAGGAGGTCGTGTCCGTGTGGGCGGGCACCTCCGGCGAGCTCGACGAGGTGCCGGTCGCGGACGTGCGCCGCTTCGAGCGCGAGTTCCTCGACTACGTCGAGCGCGAGGAGGGCGGCCTGCTCACCTCGATCCGCGAGACGGGCCAGCTCTCCGACGACGGCCTCACCAGCCTCAAGAACGCCATCACGGAGTTCAAGAAGGGCTTCCAGACCAGCGAGGGCGACCTGCTGGGCGCGGACGAGCCGGTCGAGGCGATCGAGGACGAGGCCGTCGAGCAGGAGACGATCACCCGCGTCAAGAAGGGCTGA
- a CDS encoding glycosyltransferase family 4 protein, translating into MREYLLTILAAALVAYVLTPAVRRFAVWFGAQAVPRDRDVHVIPTPRLGGLAMFGGMVAALVLASGLPEMRKYLGDGEVDVGKALLMSGGLIVLIGMADDRWEVDALTKFAGQVAAAGIFIMQGIQVYVIPLPNGESLSLPPAYGVPLTVLVVVATINAVNFIDGLDGLAAGVVGIAALALFSYAYLLSKSNGMTTLSGATLTAAILFGMCAGFLPHNFSPAKIFMGDTGSMLIGLLLSASTIMLTGRFDPAVLANGLFPFYVPLLLVPAVAAVPFMDMLLAVWRRTNQGRSPFSPDKQHLHHRLLELGHSTRRAVLIMYFWVGLLASGLVGLALFDAAWITLGVTVTIALAGMLLMLLTPWRRRRGTVADRAGSGDRERPAERPTMPV; encoded by the coding sequence GTGCGGGAGTACCTGCTCACGATCCTGGCCGCCGCGCTCGTCGCCTACGTCCTGACCCCCGCCGTGCGGCGGTTCGCGGTCTGGTTCGGCGCGCAGGCCGTGCCCCGCGACCGGGACGTCCACGTGATCCCGACGCCGCGCCTTGGCGGGCTCGCGATGTTCGGCGGGATGGTGGCCGCGCTGGTCCTCGCGTCCGGGCTGCCGGAGATGCGCAAGTACCTCGGGGACGGCGAGGTCGACGTCGGCAAGGCGCTGCTGATGTCGGGCGGGCTGATCGTGCTGATCGGCATGGCGGACGACCGGTGGGAGGTGGACGCGCTCACCAAGTTCGCCGGCCAGGTCGCCGCCGCCGGGATCTTCATCATGCAGGGCATCCAGGTCTACGTGATCCCGCTGCCCAACGGCGAGTCGCTGTCACTGCCGCCCGCCTACGGGGTGCCGCTCACGGTGCTCGTCGTCGTCGCGACGATCAACGCGGTGAACTTCATCGACGGCCTGGACGGGCTGGCCGCGGGCGTGGTGGGGATCGCCGCGCTGGCCCTGTTCTCCTATGCCTACCTGCTCTCCAAGAGCAACGGGATGACGACCCTGAGCGGTGCGACGCTCACCGCGGCGATCCTGTTCGGGATGTGCGCGGGCTTCCTGCCGCACAACTTCAGCCCCGCCAAGATCTTCATGGGCGACACCGGCTCGATGCTGATCGGGCTGCTGCTCAGCGCGTCCACGATCATGCTGACCGGGCGGTTCGACCCGGCCGTCCTCGCCAACGGGCTCTTCCCGTTCTACGTGCCGCTGCTGCTGGTCCCGGCGGTGGCCGCGGTCCCGTTCATGGACATGCTGCTGGCCGTGTGGCGGCGTACCAACCAGGGCAGGTCGCCCTTCTCGCCCGACAAGCAGCATCTGCACCACCGGCTGCTGGAGCTCGGCCACTCCACCCGCCGCGCCGTTCTGATCATGTACTTCTGGGTGGGGCTGCTGGCCTCCGGCCTGGTCGGGCTGGCGCTGTTCGACGCCGCCTGGATCACGCTCGGCGTCACCGTGACGATCGCGCTCGCCGGGATGCTGCTGATGCTGCTCACCCCCTGGCGCCGCCGCCGCGGCACCGTCGCCGACCGCGCGGGGAGCGGTGACCGGGAGCGTCCGGCGGAACGTCCCACGATGCCGGTCTAG